From the Macaca nemestrina isolate mMacNem1 chromosome 2, mMacNem.hap1, whole genome shotgun sequence genome, the window CAGCTTCCACTGTTGAAAGCTTTCGTAAGGAAAGTGAAGGTTGCAGCTGTGGCGAACGATGTTCCACTGGGTCTTGGAAAAGTACATGAGTGGCGAGGAAGCCAAAATGGCCAGGGCCCAAATGATGATGCTGGTGATGACACCAAAAGTGACGGTCCGTGCCCTCAAGGCAAACACGGCATGGACGATGGCCAGGTACCTGTCAATCGTCAGCAGGATGATGAAAAAGATCTCGCTGTACAAGCCTGTGTAATAAAACCCAGAGAGGATCTTACACATGGCATCACCAAAAATCCAGTCATCTGTCGACTTGTAGTAGATCAGGAAGGGCAGTGTGAACAGGAAGAGCAGGTCAGAAATGGCCAGGTTCAGGAGGTAGATGTTGGTCATGTTTTTGAGCCTCTTGTATTGCACAAGGACCAGGACCACCAGGAGGTTTCCAACCACGCCAATGACAAATACCAAGGAGTACAGAGGGGGCAGCAGTTGGGCCAAAATGGCCCTCTCATTCACCTTGTGGCATGGAGTTGCATCCCCATAGTCAAACTCTGTGATCATGTCATAGTTCTCTGTGGTGTCTGGAGTCTCCATCCCGGCTTCTCctacaggttaaaaaaaaaaaaaattgtctttactCTGCTATTAAAGGCAGTGGGCACTGGACAGTAAAGACAAGGGAGTGGGGACATTTCTTCAGCcactcaatacatgtttattgagtgccttctgTGTACCATGCCTTGGGGAGAAAATGAGTGTTAGAGAAACCTAGGTCCTCTCTGCCTTCTAGGAAACTGCAGTCTAACAGAGAGTGGAAGCAATAAGCAAATGAATGTACAAATCATTGATTCAATCATTTTGGCAAAGAGTTTTGTAAGAGATAAGTTCAGTGGGTGGAAAGCCAGAGGGAGACCTTACCACACTATTCATAACCAACACTTCCTAAGCACCCCCATGGGCTAGGCATTGGACTTAGGGTTAAAGAGCCCTGGAGGGGTCCCATTATTGTTCTCATTTAAGAGGTGATGAAACAGAGGTTCAGAGTGGTTAGGAAACATATTCAAGGACACACCTCTTGTGAGAACAGAGCTGGAGCTCAAACCCAGGTGTGCATCACTCTTATGCCCAGCCCTGACACCACTACGCTTTCCTGTCACTGTCACTGAGCGGtgactttgcactgtggactctgtgaaagaaaaaaggaCTCTGAGAAAGAAAATGGTCCTGGCTCAGAGTAAGATACAAACAGATCTTCATGGCTTTTGGTCTAAAAAGATTCTCAGCCAAGAGTGACCTAGTACCCTTGAGGCACTTGGAAATGTGTGGGCATTTGTTGCTGTTGTCACCAAAACTGGGGGACGCTACTGTCATTTGGTAGGCAGGGCCAAGGATGTCCTACAATGCAGAGATCATTCTACCCCAAACACCAGTGGTGTTGCCATAGTGAAATCCTAGTAGGTCAATCCCATTATtttggagatgaggaaactgagggcacCAGAGTGGGCTGAGCCTGACCCACATTGCACAGCGCTTAGGTGGCACTAGGTCTAAGGTCACTCTGCAGACCTTCTGAAAGGAGAGGAAAGTGCAGGCAGAGAGGAGGGAGATAACGtggtcagaaaaagagaaaactgggCGTCAGGGGAGGAAGAGTTCAGAATGATCTGGAGCTATGAGGTGATGTTACACAGCGACTAGCTGAATTCTGCTGAGATAAGCTCTTAGATATTTTTACCCAGGGATGccttaaagcaaacaaaaatgaaacaaaaaagaatcacTCCGTAGGTTGCCTTTGTAGGACTTCTCCCAGTCCCTGCTTTTTCGGCACACTTTTTGAATCCTGTCCAATTGCTTATTAAAGATGCCTCCCCAAATGAAGTATCAGCTTTGGTGTAACCTAcgagctttgtgaccttggataaattattttacctctctgagcttcattcctcatctgtaatgtgGGAAAGCAACTCTTATCTTGTAGGGCTGCTGTGAAGTAATGTATGAGAAAAGTGCCACCAtcatccccaccaccaccacctggcAAGGGCCAGGCCAGGGCACTTTTCTTGGGGACCTTCCCTAAGAGACCTCCTTCCCTGCAGGAGCCCTTCCCTGAGGCCTGTCACCACCAGTGCGTCCCAGGCACCAATGTCCAGGATGTCCCTGGCTGGCTGGTAtaccctgtcccccacccccctgCCAAATCTCTTTGTAGTTAATCTAGAAAGTGATTTTTCTTGGTAACGGTGGACAATGATGGTCCCTTCCATGTGAATGACATTTGAAATTGTCAATCTATTGCCACCAATCTAAATTGATTTGACTCAAATACTGATCAGTAAAGTAAGTGGCACCTACTTTATAATTTCTATCTTAAACCTGCGTCTCTGGTGTTCTTCCTTCTACTCTCCTTAAGGAATGTTTCCTGCTTACACAATTCACATTTTTTCAATAGCCATTGTAAAGGAGATGAAGGCACATGGAGGGTATAGGTCACCCTGACTGGAAGGGGAGATACTCTATTAGAGTGGGAAGTGAGGAGCTTTCATTTTTCATCAAACCCATCCCTTGGCCCACTCCTCCATCTCCAGAGAGATCCAATCAGCCTTCTTTCTGGAGAGAGTCAGGCTACCGGTCACTAACAAAGCTGTGTTGGCACTTTCTAATTTCTGTGACCACAGCTATTGCTGATGAGGGCAGACAGTTCAGTTTGGTAGTCAGCACTTTTCCGTGGGCTGGCAGGTTAACAGTGGACATAAGCAAACAGCTTGGAAAGCATGAAGAGCAGCTAGTGTGAGGCTGACCCCATGAGTCCAGTTTCTGGGAAGGTTTGGCAAAGTTGAAGGCAAGTGGGGTCAACATTGTCAGGTGGCATTTTAAACCGAGTCACCTCCATACTCCCCCTACCTCCAACCCATTTGTTATTTCCCCAACTTGTTAAGCACCAGGCAACCACTCCAAGGCATGCTGTTCCTAAAGGGAGGTGATCTGGGGTGCGgccccacaagagaaagcaaaggaCCGTGTTGCCATCTAACCTGCTAGCCCTGCTGTATTCTATTGCAGAAGTCTGCCTCAAGGCCACTGCACAGTGGTCAGCTATAGCCCTGGATCCTGGACCCTCCACGGCCAGTGTCCTCCAGCCTGGCAGTTGGTGAAGTCTCTGAGCAGATATAGAGCAATCGGTGATGGTGAAAGACACCCAGGCCGATGGTGTGCTGGCTGGCTTGCACTGGTTCATAAATGCCAATCGCGGGCATCTCTTCCCCACTCCACATTCAGCATGTTGGTAGCTTGAAACTGACCACGGTGGGAGCATTTATACCGTGAAAATCAACAAATGTTATAAAGCAGGGATCTTTTCTTCAAAAGAGTCAGTTGTTGAACATTTACAAGCACATCACTGCCCAGGCCCCACATTCTGAACAGTCCAGCCAGCACTGTCCCACTGCTCGGTGCGGGAACTAAACGATCAGTGAGTGGCACATAGCCTGGTGGTAGGCTATGCAAACTTCTGGGAGTTTCCATCTCTTCTTTGAAATCTGGGACCCACCAAGATCACCTATGAAGTAGATACCTGtaaggagccaccatgcccctcTATCTTCAGAACAAAATCCTGACCTGTGTTTTTGTTAGTAGAGCAGAACTGATGCCCCCCAAGATCACCTGGCCAGCTCCTTGCCTTTGGGTGAGTGAAAGCCTACTTCCTCCAAAGACAGCAGTGCCGATTTTGAGGATCCTTGGTTCTAGTCTTCTTAAGAGATAGGTTCAGTATCAAATCATCCTTGCATCTGCCAAGATTTTTCTAACTAATATTTCCCTTTTGCTTTAATTTCTTCATACACCATGTTTGGTTTTCCTTTACATGGAGGGATTTggcaagtaattttttttttctttagacagactcttgctctgtcgccaggctggagtgcagtggcacagtctcagctcgctgcaatctccacctcccggattcaacacttgacctcgtgatcctcccgcctcggcctccaaagtgctgggattacaggcgtgagccactgcgcctgcccaAGCAATTTCTTGTTGGATAGGTTTCCACAGAAAACACCTTTTGTCCCTTAGTACTGACTGACTTTCTTAATCAGTAACCAACAGCCAATCCTTCAAGTAAGCTTCCTTTTTAGCAAAAAAAGCCTATATTTCATCTGAGCACCCAGCTTTATAAATCCATCATTCTCAGTATTGCTACAGTATTAATTGCCTTGGAGACGCATCCATGGGCTACTTAGACATTTGCCCGGCCCTCAAAGAACTCCCCTCACCTTTGAGGAGCCCCTAGCTGCATGCATGTCTTTGATCAAGACTGCCCTCCACAGTAACAGATAAGACAGGAAAACAAGTGCCACTTACTCTGGTTCCAAGGGACTTTGTCCGTGAAGTCTTTGTTTCTGGGGCTTTCCGAGTTTTTATGAATTCAAGGTCCTGACCAAGTGGGAAGTGCTCAGCTTCCTGTGTGATGATGGAGAATTGACTCCAGTTTCACAGTCTTTCAAAATGACAAGAAGGGGGACAAAGTTCTTCTTTTTGTGTGGTTGGGTGCTCATGAATGGCCACAACGCCCACCAGTGGCCACTTCCTGGAGGCCAAGTTAACTGCGAGGATTTTCTCTGCTCACTCTGAGGCTCTTGAGTCTTGGCCCTGGGAGCTCAGCCTTAAGGGAATTGGGGGCAGGTGAAACTGAGTTGGGTGAGGTGGGTGGCAGTGAGATGTTCCCAGAATGTTTGGAGCAACTGAAGTGTGGGATGTGTATATGTGGGATGGGGGCAGGGCATAGAGCTCTTGCAGTCAGCGgcggactttttttttcttcttccttaaagATTGTGAATGGAAGGATTTAAACTGCAATCCTGAGTCCTGTTCCTCAAAACCAACTGACATGGGTGCACACAGAGGCAGCAGCTTGTCTTTGACACCCCGTACCCCTCAGCCTCTGGGAGCTCACTGTCCCTCTGCTCTGTGTTCCCCACGTCCCTCCCCACCAAACCTCAGAGAGTGGCTTTGCCTCAGGAACCTCCAGCATGGAGGGAATATAGGTCTGTTGGTTATGTTTTGATCTTCCCTTTCTGATGCCCCATTCCTGCTTTATGCGATGGTCAAACATGGGccaagttcaaatcccagctctccaCCTGTGACATGGGCAGATCACTCACCTTTCTAAGTCTCAGTTCCTACTCTGCTAAATGGGAGTACTAAATGCTTACCTCAGAGGAGAAGCATGAGGTCACCTTGTACTTGAAAAATGTTAGAGTGGCACAGTGAAAAATGTCTGACAAATGATGAGTACTGTGACTCTTCTCACAACTGCCAATACCTACTCTGCCACTGCCCTTGTGTCTTCTGTAATGTGGGGACACCCCTAACCTTCCTCACTGCATTGCTACGAAGCACTGTTTCAGAAACCATCAGTGTGAATGTGCTTTGAAAAGATCACTTGTCCCTTCATggttcagtttccttatctgtaaaataaagaattcAGACAAGATGGCCTAAGGTTGATGTCTGATCATCACTCAGCTTCACCCCGAAGAAGTAAATGGGGGTCTGCATGGGCCTGGCTATTTGCAGCACTTTGCTGGTGGATCAGTTTCCAAAAAGAACAGAGGCTTGTGAGGCCTTCCTTGTCCTTGATCCTGTCTAAAGTGAGGGACATGGTCAGTACCTCATCCTCAACCAGCCTTCCAGCACTGCTGTAGGTTTCATGCCACAGAAGGGATGTACCAGGCAAATCTGCTtgttcattgaacaaatatttattcagtactCACAATGTGCCAGACATTGTATTGGGTGCTTGGGATATCGTGGTGAAGAAAGAGGCTGGATCCATTCTTTGAGAGCTTATAGCTTAGGGAGGATCACAAACAATTAACCAAGTTACCACAATGAGGAACAGCTTTTGTAGTGGCCTGGGAAATACCCTGGGCTAAGGAAAGGTGCATCAAGGGTGAGAAGGGGTGAGGAAGTcctttagagcagtggttctcaaagtgaggtccctggaccagcagcatccaCATTCCCTGGGATGTTGCTAACCATGCAAATTCTGGGGTCCCATGCCGGACATACTGACTCAGAAATCCTGGGGATGAGGCCGAGCAATCCAGGTTTTGACAAAGACTGCCAtatgattctgatgcatgcttaAATTTAGGTGGCATGGATCCAGCTTAAATTTGGGGGACATGGATCTAGATTTTCTCAATACTTTTGGCTCAGCGTCCCATGTGATCTTTCTTCAGAAGATTAGGCTGGACCAGCTGTGAGCTAGGAagacttctttctctctttagctCAAGGCCTAAACAAGAGGCTGCTCAGTTGCCTGCTCTGTCTCCCCTCCCACACCCGCACCTAGATCTCCTATGGCCTTGCAAACCCCTTAGTGCACACGCCCATCTCACCACAGCAGATGTATACAATGTGGGGAGCACAGAGAGACAAGGGAGAAACCAGGAAAGAGGGATGATCTTGCCCTGTCCATTTCTCTTAAAATCCCTTTGACTCCTCTCCTTAAAAACTGTAGTGTTCTCTCAAGGTTGCCATATTGTCCTTGATCCACATCAATGTTCCTCTTCCTTGGAGAGAAGCGGGAGATGTGGGCAGCTTCCTTTGCCCcagagaggttgcagtggaaGCCCAGCACTAGACCAAACCCTGTCCTGGGACAGCCTTCCACCCCAGCCTTGGCACCAATGCTCGGGGAAGAGATGCAGGGG encodes:
- the LOC105480349 gene encoding C-C chemokine receptor type 1 yields the protein METPDTTENYDMITEFDYGDATPCHKVNERAILAQLLPPLYSLVFVIGVVGNLLVVLVLVQYKRLKNMTNIYLLNLAISDLLFLFTLPFLIYYKSTDDWIFGDAMCKILSGFYYTGLYSEIFFIILLTIDRYLAIVHAVFALRARTVTFGVITSIIIWALAILASSPLMYFSKTQWNIVRHSCNLHFPYESFQQWKLFQALKLNLFGLVLPLLVMIVCYTGIIKILLRRPNEKKSKAVRLIFVIMIIFFLFWTPYNLTELISVFQEFLFTHLCEQNRQLDLAMEVTEVIANMHCCVNPVIYAFAGERFRKYLRQLFHRRVAVHLVKWLPFLSGDRLERVSSTSPSTGEHELSAGL